Proteins encoded together in one Hylaeus volcanicus isolate JK05 chromosome 3, UHH_iyHylVolc1.0_haploid, whole genome shotgun sequence window:
- the LOC128873645 gene encoding sarcoplasmic reticulum histidine-rich calcium-binding protein-like codes for MATMALVSAIGLLPVLLLVMLLTVVAGQHLKPLNENRPQLQPTNQKLADFVKVPRQLPPSRLLPHRDFGNTLSSTERHLRKRELGDLAANFQPLTLPLVVGAPLPLHRTVFEPSTKTNRGVGVGRVNEPTTGTATPIKHAIEPRVTFVGPQIVPTQRRIYDNHRAASFYHSHGHRHGHHAHHDHHAKHKHDHGHKHHHDHEHKHGHEHHSEHKHHEEHKQHHDHHHHHGHDHHHGHKHHEDHKHHHGHEHKHEHKHGHDHKHHGQHHHHHGHQHHSKHEHHEEHKHHAEHHHHHKHHHHNEHHHHHEHHHVNEHHHHHTHKETENHHHHHGHEHKEEHKHGHKEEHKHHHGHEHKHGHHEDHHHGHHEDHHHKHGHEHKHGHHEDHHHKHGHEHKHEHHEQHHHGHHEDHKHDHHEDHHHKHGHEHKHGHKEEHHHGHHEDHHHGHHQDHKHHHHEHHKHGHEHKEEHKHGHDHKHHHDHHEEHKHHEHHKHHASHEHKHDHSHEEAHKHVDEHGHETHHKHHENHHHSSYEGHGHEHFKGLGHYFDASQNHEEYVFPEESETIVASTPVNDILKIKKDPELSPTVEQTAPGQA; via the coding sequence GCGTTGGTCTCAGCCATCGGTCTGCTGCCGGTGCTGCTGCTGGTGATGCTGCTGACAGTCGTGGCTGGCCAACATTTGAAACCATTGAATGAGAATCGACCGCAATTGCAACCGACCAACCAGAAATTAGCCGATTTCGTCAAGGTCCCGCGACAATTGCCACCGTCTCGTCTGTTACCGCACCGTGACTTCGGGAACACGCTCTCGAGCACCGAGAGACATCTCCGGAAACGAGAATTAGGTGACCTTGCAGCAAATTTCCAACCGCTAACGCTGCCCCTGGTCGTTGGAGCACCCTTGCCGCTCCATCGAACTGTTTTCGAGCCGAGCACCAAGACCAACCGCGGTGTCGGTGTCGGTCGCGTTAACGAACCGACGACGGGGACGGCGACGCCGATAAAACACGCGATCGAACCTCGCGTTACCTTTGTCGGGCCACAGATCGTTCCCACGCAACGAAGAATATACGACAATCACCGCGCGGCTTCGTTTTATCATAGCCACGGTCATCGTCACGGGCATCACGCCCATCACGATCATCATGCGAAACATAAACACGATCACGGTCACAAACACCATCACGATCACGAACACAAACACGGACACGAGCATCACAGCGAGCACAAGCATCACGAGGAGCACAAGCAGCATCACGATCACCATCATCATCACGGGCACGATCACCATCACGGTCACAAGCATCACGAGGATCACAAACATCATCACGGTCACGAGCATAAACACGAACACAAGCACGGCCACGATCACAAGCATCACGGACAACACCATCATCATCATGGTCATCAACATCACTCGAAACACGAGCATCACGAAGAACACAAACATCACGCCGAGCATCATCACCACCACAAGCACCATCATCACAACGAGCACCACCACCATCACGAACATCACCACGTTAACGagcatcatcatcatcatacGCACAAGGAAACCGAAAATCACCACCACCATCACGGTCACGAACACAAGGAGGAACACAAACACGGCCACAAGGAGGAGCACAAGCATCACCATGGACACGAGCACAAACACGGACATCACGAGGATCATCACCACGGTCATCACGAGGACCATCATCACAAACACGGCCATGAACACAAGCACGGTCACCACGAGGATCATCATCACAAGCACGGCCACGAGCACAAACACGAACATCACGAGCAACACCATCACGGCCATCACGAGGATCACAAGCACGACCATCACGAGGATCATCACCACAAACACGGTCACGAGCACAAGCATGGCCACAAAGAGGAACATCATCACGGTCACCACGAGGATCATCACCACGGCCACCATCAGGATCACAAACATCATCATCACGAGCATCACAAGCACGGCCATGAACACAAGGAGGAGCACAAGCACGGCCACGATCACAAGCATCATCACGATCATCACGAGGAACATAAACATCACGAACACCATAAACACCACGCATCCCACGAGCATAAACACGACCACTCCCACGAGGAAGCTCACAAGCACGTCGACGAACATGGTCACGAAACCCACCACAAACATCACGAAAATCATCATCACTCCTCTTACGAAGGACACGGCCACGAACATTTCAAAGGACTCGGACATTACTTTGATGCATCTCAGAATCACGAGGAGTACGTGTTTCCGGAAGAAAGCGAAACGATCGTTGCTAGCACACCGGTCAAcgatattcttaaaattaagaaagacCCGGAACTGTCGCCAACCGTCGAACAAACGGCACCAGGTCAAGCCTAA